In one window of Mesoplodon densirostris isolate mMesDen1 chromosome 4, mMesDen1 primary haplotype, whole genome shotgun sequence DNA:
- the LOC132487504 gene encoding LOW QUALITY PROTEIN: ornithine decarboxylase antizyme 2-like (The sequence of the model RefSeq protein was modified relative to this genomic sequence to represent the inferred CDS: deleted 1 base in 1 codon): MINTQDSSILPLSNCRQLQCCRHIVPGPLWCSDAPHPLSKISGGRGGDRDPSLSALIYKDEKLTVTQDLPVNDGKPHIVHFQYEVTEVKVSSWDAVLSSQSLFVEIPDRLLADGSKGLLALLEFAEEKMEVNYVFICFRKGREDRAPLLKTFSFLGFEILRPGHPCVPSRPDVMFMVYPLDQNLSDED, from the exons ATGATAAACACCCAGGACAGTAGTATTTTGCCTTTAAGTAACTGTCGCCAGCTCCAGTGCTGCAGGCACATTGTTCCGGGGCCTTTGTGGTGCTCC GATGCCCCTCACCCACTGTCGAAGATCTCCGGTGGGCGAGGGGGCGACAGGGATCCTTCTCTCTCAGCTCTAATTTATAAGGACGAGAAGCTCACTGTAACCCAGGACCTCCCTGTGAACGATGGAAAACCTCACATCGTCCACTTCCAGTATGAGGTCACCGAGGTGAAGGTCTCTTCCTGGGATGCAGTCCTGTCCAGCCAGAGCCTGTTTGTAGAAATCCCAGATAGATTATTAGCTGATGGGAGCAAAGGATTGTTAGCACTGCTAGAGTTTGCTGAAGAGAAGATGGAAGTGAACTACGTCTTCATCTGCTTCAGGAAGGGCCGGGAAGACAGAGCTCCACTACTGAAGACCTTCAGCTTCTTGGGCTTTGAGATTCTGCGTCCAGGCCATCCCTGTGTCCCCTCTCGACCAGATGTGATGTTCATGGTTTACCCCCTGGACCAGAACTTGTCCGATGAGGACTAA